The nucleotide window AAATCACATTTTAATTAGTAAATTTGAGATTTAAAATAACCATTTtaatgggaagaaaaaaacagtcAACATTTGAAACTGGGTTATGGTATTTGTACCTCAAGTTGATCACCTAAGTTGATGACAATGGAGTGGTGCATTGGAGGAACATCAATCCATTGACCATCCTTGAGGAGCTGGAGGCCGCTGACCTTGTCATCTTGGAAGAGTAGGATGATGCCACCTGCATCGGTGTGGGCCCGGAGGCCCTTGATCAGGTCTGGTTTGGGGCAAGGAGGATAGTTGCTGACCTTTGTCCCGAAGTTTGGTCCCTTTGATCCATAGAAAGCCTTCTTCAGATAACCCTTCTCCAACCCAAGATTCTCACACAGCAAGTCCAGAAGTTGCTCAGCTAGTTTCTCTAATTCCACTGCAAATTCTTTCATGACCTTCCTGTAATCTTCATCAAGGTCAGGGATTTGGGATATGTTAGAGACAGGAAGGTGGCGCAAGAAGAAGGTGCTTTCCCAGTCCAAGTCATGGATTTCAGACTGGACAGCTTCAAGGCCTTTGCTTGCGACCATTTCCTTAAACCTTTGCTCCATGCACTTTTTGTAGTGCTCCTTTGTCAGCTTCTCCACAGTATCCATCAGCTCATGAGATATCCCATGGTTCACCAacttcattaattaatttgtatatattaaaaaaaaagagttattaTTAGAAACACATATGATCGTgatatagaaagaaaaaaacatcaaaaaaaCATCATTTGTAATTAACTAGCTGACTTCTCATCAAagctttaaaagaaataaaaagatctCAAAGCAG belongs to Prunus persica cultivar Lovell chromosome G4, Prunus_persica_NCBIv2, whole genome shotgun sequence and includes:
- the LOC18781368 gene encoding 1-aminocyclopropane-1-carboxylate oxidase 1, whose translation is METFPVVDLSQINGEKREATMEKMNDACENWGFFELVNHGISHELMDTVEKLTKEHYKKCMEQRFKEMVASKGLEAVQSEIHDLDWESTFFLRHLPVSNISQIPDLDEDYRKVMKEFAVELEKLAEQLLDLLCENLGLEKGYLKKAFYGSKGPNFGTKVSNYPPCPKPDLIKGLRAHTDAGGIILLFQDDKVSGLQLLKDGQWIDVPPMHHSIVINLGDQLEVITNGKYKSVMHRVIAQPDGTRMSIASFYNPGDDAFICPAPALLEKETENISAYPKFVFDDYMKLYSGLKFHAKEPRFEAMKAMESTVNLDPVATV